Genomic DNA from Sphingobium sp. V4:
TCCGCCTGTTTCATCAGGAACGCCGCGTCTTCGGCGCTGCCGCGCTTGTAGGGACGATCGACCGCCGCCGCGCCGCCGCCCGACGGGCCGCTTTCCGCGCCGAAGCCGCCGGCGATCACGCTGATGAAGCTGCGGTTCATCGCCTTGCACATGATGTAGGAGAGGATCGCACCCGAACTGCCCACCAGCGCGCCGGTGATGATCATCGCGGTATTGCCCAGGGTGAAGCCCATGGCGGCGGCGGCCCAGCCCGAATAGCTGTTCAGCATCGACACCACGACCGGCATGTCCGCGCCGCCGATCGGGATGATCAGCAGGAAGCCGATGACGAAGCTGAGCGCGGTCACGGTCCAGAAGATCCAGGGCGACTGGTCGGTCACGAAATAGGCGATGAGGCCCAGGATCGCGGCCAACGTGCCCAGGTTGATGATATGGCGGCCGGGCAGCATGATCGGCTTGCCCGACATGTTGCCGTTGAGCTTGAGGAAGGCGATGACCGACCCGGAGAAGGTGATCGCGCCGATCGCGACGCCCAGCCCCATCTCGATCCGGCTGGCATTGTGGATCTCGTCCGTCAGCGGATCGAGAATGCCGAAGGCGCCGGGATTGAGATAGGCGGCAGCGCCCACCAGCACGGCGGCCATGCCGACGAGGCTGTGGAAGGCGGCGACGAGTTGCGGCATCGCCGTCATCGCGATCCGCCGGGCGATCAGGAAGCCGATGCCGCCGCCAACGATGATGGCGCCGACGATCTCGGGCAGGCTGACCACATCATGGGTGTAAAGCGTGGTCACGACCGCGATGGCCATGCCGACCATGCCCATGCGGTTGCCGCGTCGGCTGGTGGCGGGGCTGGACAGCCCGCGCAGCGCCAGGATGAAGAGGATGCCGGCGATCAGATAGGCGAGCGCCACGAAGGGAGAGACAGGAGCCAGCTCGTGCATCACTTGCGCTCCTTCTTCTTGTACATCGCCAACATGCGTTCCGTGACCGCGAAGCCACCGAAGATGTTGACCGATGCGAAGACCACCGCGACCAGCCCCAACACCTTCGCCGCAATGCTGCCCGCCTCCGCCGACGCGACCAGCGCGCCGACGATGATGACCGAGGAAATGGCGTTGGTGACCGCCATCAGCGGCGTGTGGAGCGCGGGCGTCACCGACCAGACCACATAATAGCCGACGAAGCACGCCAGCACGAAAATCGACAGGATGGAAATGAAGTCCATCGTTCCTACTCCCTGTTCGTCCCGCCTCGCTGCGACCGGACGTTCCCGCGCGGCCCGCCCCCTCGGCAGACCCACGCCCCTATAGTCAGTTCGGGACCAAGCCCGCGATCAACTTGACAGCAACCGCTCGTTCACCACTTTCCCGCCCTGCGTAAGGCGGATCGCGTTGCCGATTTCCTCGTCCAGCACCGGGGCATTCTTGTCCT
This window encodes:
- a CDS encoding NAD(P) transhydrogenase subunit alpha — encoded protein: MDFISILSIFVLACFVGYYVVWSVTPALHTPLMAVTNAISSVIIVGALVASAEAGSIAAKVLGLVAVVFASVNIFGGFAVTERMLAMYKKKERK
- a CDS encoding NAD(P)(+) transhydrogenase (Re/Si-specific) subunit beta, with protein sequence MHELAPVSPFVALAYLIAGILFILALRGLSSPATSRRGNRMGMVGMAIAVVTTLYTHDVVSLPEIVGAIIVGGGIGFLIARRIAMTAMPQLVAAFHSLVGMAAVLVGAAAYLNPGAFGILDPLTDEIHNASRIEMGLGVAIGAITFSGSVIAFLKLNGNMSGKPIMLPGRHIINLGTLAAILGLIAYFVTDQSPWIFWTVTALSFVIGFLLIIPIGGADMPVVVSMLNSYSGWAAAAMGFTLGNTAMIITGALVGSSGAILSYIMCKAMNRSFISVIAGGFGAESGPSGGGAAAVDRPYKRGSAEDAAFLMKQADSVIIVPGYGMAVSQAQHALREMGDLLKKEGVSVKYAIHPVAGRMPGHMNVLLAEANVPYDEVFELEDINSEFGQADVAFVIGANDVTNPAAKTDKTSPIYGMPILDVANAKSVLFVKRSMGGAGYAGVDNEVFYMDNTMMLLADAKKMVEEIVKGLAH